ATAATCTATATAACAAAAATTCATTGACATCTCTTGGATATGCTACAAATACTAAATCACATAGGCTTAGTGATGCACctgaattcaatttatttacaatgttttgataaaaaatcaCAACAGATACTGgagcataaaaattaaaatgttgtgttCCACAgccaattattttaaaaggctAAATAATCGTTGAGATTATCAATTGTTCCTAGTAGTCCCCTTGAACACAGTAATTGAACACCAGTTATATTGAGAAGAGTAAATACCAGTAAGCAGTCTCTTTTGGTATGGTTTGAAAGTGAACACTTGAGAAAAATTTACACCCAGGTGGGTGACAACTCTTGCTCCAAGGGACAGTGCTAGAAGAGACTGCTAAGAACAACCAGAGAGTATAccttattaatatgtaaaacaaactcctaATAATGGGAaaccttttaaatattattatgatgtatCACCTGCGTATTATTATTACATGAACACATAACATGTAAGTCATTTATGCCGCTGCGTtaactatgtatattaaaattgtatatctTTCGAAATATCTATTGATGAGAAATACTATTGATCACTGAATACACTTCGGCCATCTATATCACAATAACATGTCTCTGGCCATCACACAGTCATAGTTGCTTGAGCTATAGACATTTTTGTCATCAATGTTGTTGAATTAATGACAGGGTGGGATTATCTCAAAACACATGGAAGACATGAAGCTCAAAGTGTTTGTTCAGCATGGAGTTCCACTTCCACAGCTGGTTGTGTGCTCTGTTGATCATTGTTCTGTTGTGTTTGCTGCTGTTGTTGCTCTTGTTGGTTTTGTTGTATTCTTGAAGGTAATGGTGTTGTTTGACCTGCAATAGTAATTCTTTTAATAATTCGATCTTAGTTTACATATTTTGTGAGCAACAATGAATATCTTCATACATACCATATTTGTCGTGAATACCCCGATGTCTCTTTAGCGCGAATCTATCTGCAAAAGCAGCCGTACAAATATCACACTTGAAAGGCTTCTCTCCGGAATGCACTTTCGCATGGTTCTTAAGGTGGGCTGCCTGGCTGAATGCTGATCCACATGTTTCACACCTGTATtacatgaaaaatattgttatgaaaTTAATCAGTTAAAAGgctgattaaaaaaaactatatattcattttatcattattttggaGGATGTAAGATGTATACAAGTATACTCATATGTTACTTCTGTCAGACAGAcagaagggtgaatagatactatgaagaatttcccctCTACAAAtacacctctcgatccctattcaccccattttactgttATTCTTTTTAATAAGAACTATAAACTGACAGACCAAACAGATGTTATATTAGCACTTGACTTTTTCTGTATtttcaataattgtttaaaatctGTTTCATATTGATACTATACTTAATAATGTAGTAAGTTGTAATAGAAACCCTATACATACTACAAATACCATAACTGGCTAGTGCAAAGGATAACAAATTAACAAATTTTCTTtgtgaaatgtttataaattcGTTACTTTTTACTGAATTCAAATCTTAAGTACTTTTCACTTAAATGACAACTTTTTTGATTTTTCGAATAATATCTAAGAGCCTATAAAACATAGTCTTTCGCAGTCACAATGCCATgcaatgttgttttattatgtagttaGTTAAGTACTTATGCAATAAACTTACTTGTATGGTTTCTCTCCGGTGTGTATACGCCGATGATTCCATAAAGTAGCGTGCCGCGCAAATCCTTTGTCACAGACCTAAATAAAAGCAATGGtgttaatattttcaaacactGACTGTAACCTATGATAagatacaatttatattaataaaacttattaaccTAATATATGACTGAATTAACAACATGTTAAGTGTATGAGAttggatataaataaacatctcACATCAATTTCCAATGCAGCGCAATACCATACCATTTAATAATtgataaagaataataataattatgtaaacactTCTTCAGCTCAAAATATGAGCAACCATTTTAACTCTTCACATAacttcatagttttttttagtcagtatcaCATGAGAAGTTGAGTATTGACCATTTCCATTAATTATCTTATAAAccaaaacttatattaaaataatattaatttgcacTTACTTCACAAACATATGGTTTCTCTCCAGAATGAGTTCTTTCATGATTTTTCAAATGTGGTGATTGTGAAAACTGCATGCCGCAAGTATTACAtctgaaattaattacttatgttTCACATCCATTTGGTAAACatttaatacatagttttagTTAACAGTATTTGTCAGGCAAAAGTAATACTGGGGATTTTCAGATTattcaaaaaattctcagtagtagcacagagtctagaattgtgcccagaatATGACAGAATATGTGAGCttacatattacatgggacttataacacgaatggtgaaaagtgagtgtagattatacattggcattacgtgccttaggccgcgtttccattgacgcggagcggggcggagaagagcggtgacgagcggtgaaaagtggtcagtgtttccactgacgcggagctgggcggagaggggcggagaagagcggtgaaaaatggtcagcggagtggagtgaggcggagcggagcatacttttggaatcatattgagagattgaccatgtctaaatacaatagaccctttatcgatcaaatatcgcaatcgatattttcatttagagtttattgttttttttatatgatatattaaactaaataagatttacaaatatagttaattttataaacgatatttcgacatgaaaataaaactaaaagaaagtattttctcaattgaaagttatgatttacttgaatatcaattatcattaacgactatttgagtaacgactgtttaagaaaatttaaaacatcaatataacattgaaaataaatatatttttgtttgataagtaatttgtttcgtagtaatcgattttaagaaaatcgataaacaacaccctcacacacgctacttggaatccctttttggttacttcgtgaatcttcgtgcttattcgacaatactcggtactcgattatatgtctctgtcacacgttagcattggcgtcgtgttagtgtcactatccttgtcttaagtacagtacagtaccgcaccgcgctgctccgcaccgccccgctgtcctccgcatagcaccgccccgctgccctccgcaccgcatcgtctcgctatatatttttatgaatatccgctcagctctgctctgccccgctcatgctgattccattgaagcggagcggagatttcgagcatagtgattggtcaattcgtgcaccgctaagctcttctccgccccgctccgcttcaatggaaacgcggccttaatatgcagatgcacctctgcctatcccttcagggataaaagggtgcaatattatatatatatatattttttatcataaacataCCTGTACGGTTTTTCTCCAGTATGTATTCTTGAATGATTCTTAAGATAAACCGCCTTAGCAAATGCGATACCACAGATACCACATTTGAAATTCTTTTCACCAGAATGCAACTTCTTATGTGACCACAATGAGGAATATCTTGCAAAAGATCCTCCACAGATATTACAGTGGAATGGCTTGTCCAAATTAgcattacttaatttattcttattgcCGCCTACAAAAATAATGCCTGAACCGTTGCAGTTCTGACATTTTGTTACTGATGCTAGGTTTCTCCTCTTGACAGGATGGTGTCCAGgtactgaaagaaaatatttatttattatgtgttaTCAAGATAAATCTGGAATCTTTACAGAACAACAATACAACTATAATAGTACAATCTCCTGTGACATTCTTCTAAAACCAAATAGGTGACAGGATATAGAAGCATCCCAATCAATGAGCATGCATAAGGAGAATGATTTATGTAAATGAAGCAGAGGTACGCCGGAATCTCTGTTGGCATTccgttgtctctgcctacaTCACTGGGGTACAGGtgtgacaataataattatgtattttgtatgtatcCTTACAGGCAGTCAACAGTATTTGTTAGGTAAGTTTCAGCAATAAATATTGTACTCACAAGGTTTCTGTTGTTGTTGCGTTTGTTGATTGGTCTGTGTGGTTGACAGTGGGTCGGCAGATGGCTGCACTGTAGTCACATTGCTCACTTCAAATTTCACATTATCTTCCGCCGccacaaatatttgtgttgcATTCActgataaacataaataaaattaatcagcACATCCTTCTTTAACTAATttcaaatgtaatgttttatgaaatactGAATGATAGAATAATGGtacttattttatagtatttattcTTAGATTcgtaattagtaaaataattctGATTATTACTTTCTAATTTATTTCTCATAAGATCAATGTCTgataaactaaacatttttacaCTATAACGTGAATGATACAATGAACTTTAAAGTTTTActtcaatatttaaactgtatacaatatttaaaataattaactgaCAGATTTTTGATcgcttataataattataaatttattatgaatCTAAAATAATCTGTTAATAAGACAAACCAAAACTTAACATGTACCACTTAGCGGAAGGTTTGCTTTCAACAGATTTATTtcagcagttaatgctttaaccAGAGGTTTtggctaaataaaaaagtagtattTACTTACATTGATTATTCCTTTGATCCACAGAATCTTGTGCAATACAGTTTTCACAGCGTATTAGTTTAGGTCCCTTTCTTTTAGGGTTATTGGGTATAGGACCACCACAAGTAATACATTTCTGTACTTTTTCTATTATGACTGGTTTAGCTGAAACAATTATAGAAACATTAATATAAGAATCAAACATCTTTCCCATTAATAAAGTGTCAGCATGCAGTTAAAATAGCATATATTTGaagtcaaaaattaattaagtatataaattacgaaatttaatttaaccacATATGTGCCAACAGTGCTATATgagtaaaaaatatagtatctTCCATAACACTGTCAGACCAAGTATAATCATCATGCTTTCCAGTCTTATGAacagtattaatttaaatatgaataatattatttatcgttACACTACACTGACTTTATTCACaggttttattcataaatataacTAGAAAAAGCAGTGCAAAGGTTGAAAATAGGTCTGGATATCTGGAAGTAATAAATAGAGAGTAATAAACAAAAGCaaagcttaaaaaaaaataaacaactgcCTACTAACTGTCTTGAATTGGCACATGGTGTTGCTGCTGCTCATTGGGATCAGAGGAGAGGATTTGAATGTGTGGTGGCATTGCAACATCATTTCCAGTACTTACACCGGTCGCTACAACTGTTATATTGCTCTCtgaaagtaaacaaacaaaagttatCATTATTTCACCGAAAACTTTATTTCAACAGTCCGTTACACACCACTGACAGTCAGTGTTGTGCAGTTCATATGAGCAGTTAGGTcacctattctataaaaatagtaaataaatacaagaaacACTTATTTTCACTATATTTGTAGCATATCCACAATCCAACTGCCTATATGAAATGCACACCACTGCAATTGGTATGTTAAAAAGTTTGAATTACCTGTATCTTGAGCATGTATCCTTTTATGAGCATTCAGAAGAGTTAAATGCCCAAACATAAGACCACAGACATCAcacttaaaactaatatttgatATTGTATTCTGGATTCCATTGGGAGCTATTTGCATTTGATTCACTAATGCATAGTTGTATGAAAATGGTTGGGCTATATAACAAGTCTTATCGTCACTTGTAGTAAGTTGAGTTATATTTACTCCGCTGGTTACATTCCCAGCACCACTTGTGGTACCGGTTCCCAGTTTGCCAATCATGTTGACATTTGTAGTATAACAGAATGTTGGGAACTCCTGGAatggaaagtaaataaattaagtcaCAAACATAGAACTGAAGAATCTCTAGCATTGTTGTAATCCATTTTGAATCAAAACTTTACCATATCATTTAATTGTCAAATACAAACATTCCTTTATTAACTTGTAAAATTATTCCACTATATTCAGATTTAGTTTAGAATAGAGTCAGGTGTAAGCATAGGACAAAGCAATTATTGATAATCATTGGAATAAACTCATAGGGATGAATGTTTCAGTTATTTATTGCATCTAAATgaataagttaatattaaaaagtttgtgGTATGTTATGTACAGAATATATTGTACctgttgttgttgctgctgAGTTTGTTGAGTCTGTTGAGCATTCTTTTGTTGAACGTTCTCAATGTTTTTTCCTTGTGACTTTTGGGTTGGATGCTCTTGATACTGCAGCGTCGGCACCGTGCCGGTTTGTACGGTGTTCGTAGTGAACATATCGACACATCAATTATTTCATCACACAATTTCAATCAGCTGTACATCTCGTTTGTCTGTTATAACAGAAAATACActctaaaaatgtatataaaaacatttttaagcgTCCGACAAAAGCGCGGCTAATTTTATTGTACGCGAAAGCGAAACTCAAACACAAAGTGCGAAGGTAACGGGGAATATTTCTTATCAGTCTACTCTACTCGTAAAAAGATCATTCGTTAGAAAGGCAGTGTCTCCTGAATAGTCGATATATGCAAGAAAAGGATGACGGAATATCCATACGCGCTACGAGTAAACGGACGCCATTGTACTCGAACAAGAGGTGAGACGCGGTCAcgattatgaaaaaaaatgtgataGGAAACGTTTTAAGAGTCCAAAATAGCTAACCTGCTTATAATTTTCGTGCCTATATTACTTTTAACAACTTTAAATTACACAAATATTAGGAAAGGattcagaatattttatttctgtctCACTTTCTTGTCCAATTCTCCATCTCACGAAAGAAACGAAATGGCGATACAATACAAGTAAAATGGCGGCTTTGATTGAGGAGGGGCGTAAGTTATCATTGccagcaatgaaaaatattatttcatcatttcaAATTTTTCATACCAGATGCAAAAATGTGTCttcgaaaaataataattgcaatttttaaaataacaatatttttattaaattaagcaAAAATAgctaacaattaatttttaatttcaacagTTACAATCATATCACAGCAATCACCTTATTGCGTGAATTTCGGCAATAAATTACCTTGAGGAGAGATCCAAGGTTCGATACCGGGGATAGTCAATTAGATATTATTGGGGatttatgcaaaaaaaaatatagcacaaACCCTTGAGTTCTAGGAAAAAGTCTGTCGATTGCAACGAGTACTAATTACGACAATCGAAGGAATTCTCGACATCTCAAAGAGAAATAATCGTATTTACAACAAACAATTTACACAACAAATAGGTAGGCTAATTTGGGTGTCAGCAACAGTACAGAATGTCAGTTAATGGTAGGTAACAAGCACATGTAATTAGCGGAATTACATGGTACCTTTTCCTAATTGATGAAAAGTGACTGTTTCGTTGAATATTTGTACACTTCTAGATCCGCGTTCAGTGATATAAGGTGTGATATTACACTTTTCTAATGATCTGTAGTCTGTAGTATATGATTGGACATAACTTAAGTTTCGAGATAAGACTTTCCTCCTCAGTGGACATTAGGACATACTCGTCACATCACGTCTACGTTCACTCCACACACGTTACAAGTACAACTATAGTCTACTAGTAACTATAAGGGATTGTTATTATATCATAGTACTTTCAAAATGACACACAAAATAATcgattatgtaataaattatatttacttttacactaaaacttaaaattataattgtgtaTTTACATGATTGATTTTTTGTCAAACCTATGTTACATGGGCTATGCATAgacataaatttatattttgtccaTACACTTTACCGTcgtttttgtgaaatattttaacacaacatgcggattttttaatttatttcgttcTATATCTTTTACTATATTAGATATGCGATTACTCCAATTTTCACATGtttcacgttttatttttacaagaaGATTGTGATTAGGGCACCAAAAATTGTTGATAGTCGCAACTGCTAAACTATCTCGCAGCTTTTTTAACATATGGAGTACTAAGAAGGCCAATGAATTCTTTTTCCAAAAGTCCCGATCATTTTCTATGATTTCccacaaaaataaagttttaataaaataactagctAATTTATTAAACCCTTGAATATCACGAAacagttttaaaagttttaatgcactttttaagttatttgtattaTCCGTGTAATATCTTTCTTGATATGGAAAAGCTAATCTCCAACTTAGATCATTGTTACTTGGTTTTGGTACTGCAAAATAGCGCGAAATTTTGGTCTGTTTTACTTTACTAAAATCTATCATTGAATGAGCAGGTTGTTTAGGTAGTTCAAACGATAATGTTGGAACCAAATCGACATCAATTACATAATCATTTTGCATACATATTGTTATAGTATTAGCAGGTCCAGACATCTTGTAGGCAATTTTAAAGAACTTGTCTTCTACTCTTAGCATACGTTTACCGTCTACTAAGGGTAGTTTATTGAGGGCTGTATCTACCACACTTTGCATCCATGAACGAAAGTTTGTGACTAAAAGACGGTGGGATCGGTCACACCAAAATTCAGTTTCCTTGAAACCTTTTTCGGCAGTCGCGGGAGTTTTGGACAGTCTGCGGAATTCTGCTGGCATTATTATACTTGTATAGCCATTCTCAATATCACAAGCATCTAattcgattttattataattgatgtGTATggtcaaaataacatttatgtcGTACTCTGTTGGTTGTCCCACGCGTAACCCGTCAAAGTAGCTGCCCAAATATTCTAATCTTGGTTTCATACTGTCAAACAGGCTGTCGCATTTACGCATTATCTTCAAAAGTTCTTGCAGCACTTTATAAAGTATAGAGTTATTATTTTTCCTCTCTTTTCTTTTAATCCGTACATGTCTTTTATTTATctcttgaaatattttttccaagttTTTTGTACGTTTCTTTTCTGGCTGCCTGCTAGTGTTCGTCATcttgctgaaaaaaaaaaaaattagacctTTTTTCTTACGAATATACGAATTTGTAACCTAGGTATATCACAGGAATAAGGAATCGGCACATGACAGTTGAAACCGGTCGCGCACTCATTGCCTTCatcaacatattatttatagatcGGTACCACAGTTTAGAACGCTACGCTCGCATGTATcgtgtttataattatttatctatctgTATACCGGAAAACAGTAGTATGAACTATGAAGTTAAAATAAGTTGATAGGAAATTATCGAACGTAATTATTAGTTATctcgttttattaattgttccATTCAGTAAAATGCTATTTCTACCTATTTTGAGTCACTTCCAGGGGAAAAAAGATTGTTTAAAGACTTGAATGATACACAAGCAAATACTTCGACACAATAATATGTTGCAAATAAAACATGAGATCATTCATGCATTTACTTTTCAAGTTCaagttatttatacatatatgcttACCAAGCTCACAAACACCAAGTAATACGGAGTATAAACTCAACGCCACTATGTACTTAGTAGTACCAATTGAACAGTAAGTAATTAAATCGTCCAAGCTAACAATAAACTGTGTGTACGACGCCCAGTCGCCACGATACAATGTATAATGAACGAATGAACTAATCAGACCATTCATGTTTCATCGGCGTCTGCCTATGTTCGCAGTGGGTTTTCCCCGCGTTAGTGTTGCTGCACTAATAGAATTTTTCAGTTCACAGGGGACTTTTTCTTcgttaattttagttttgtttgtctattatcaaggaaaataatattcagtAGCCATTAAGGTGTTTGTAttttagttaagaataaatattgttgtagTGGACTAAAAGTTATCTGTGTACCTATATTACTttgacatacttaattaaaaatgaagtagataatttattgttttgttctatgaaaaaaatgtgtaagtTCTACTTtatattcttataataatattattattaaatgcatttctattaattattattatttgtttctgtcTAATCTAATCAATATAACATCAGACCCATTATACTCTGGATGGTAAGTTTGAATGAAAACCTCTTTCCGTAAGATAAAAGGTCACAATTGAGGTGTAATGTACCTCAATATACACCAGCCTCATTAAATCCTCTGTAGTTTTGTATTATACTTATACTTCAATATACTGTTTAAAAATCAAAGAATACTTGGTCCTATCCTATCCTATATCCtacaaatgttataaatgcaaatgtttgttactttattatataaaaaaatactgaactaTAGAGACAAAATACAGTCTGGAATGATCTGGCTTTCTACAGTACAGATAATATTGAGGGAAATTatcaaaagaaacaaattacgATATAACAATCTGTGTTTATAATTCTATTTTCAACAAGTAACATAATTTTTCTCACCTTACTCAAATTAATCTATGACTTCTGTTATTGATTCTTCTTCGAAATGGTTCTTAAACTTGTCAATAGCTTCTTGTAAAGTTTTGAAATTTATTGGTTCTATATTATCTTCCACTTCTAGTTTCATGTTTTGGAGATCATGACCTGAAATAAAAGTTAGCATTATGCAATGGCACTGACTCTCCCAATATTAATTTGGACATAAGTAGTCAAAAGTGGATATTTCATCAACTTATGCACACTTTTGTCACATGTCTTTACCCATTCGGAGATTTAAAAGTGtgatgatgttatgttattatagaAATGTGAAAGcaggataataaataaatcgacgGCGAAGTACCAATTCCTGATATTATTtcgaaattaattgaaatagtaACTGATGTATGAAAACCCAAAAAATGAAaggtttatttcattttgtgtaaaatttaaactttgtcaGTTAGGATTTATTGCTACTTCGCTGTCGAAATAATAAAGCTTTGTAAGTTTACCTTCCTTTGGAGTAACGTAAGCATGTTCCATGGTCAATAATTTTCCTGTCTTACAAACATATTTCAGGTTTTTCTCAGGTAATTTATCAAATAAAGGGTCTTCGGATTTAGGGTCTGGATCTTCTTCGAAAAACATATACGTTCCTAGTGCGTTGTCATATTTACCTGTTTGAATTCAATTATAGTATTTACATTATCATAAACATAACCTTTGAATTAGTGCTTATAGcgatttcaaaaatgtttaaatattctaTACCTGTGAAAAACGTGTCATCCATTTGCATGATAGGATTCTTTCCATCAACACCCAGTACATGAACAGTTCGATATTTTTCAATGTTTACGGTGTCTTCAAATTCTGCGTAAACTAAAAATTCTTCCTCTTCAGATTCAACCTTTACTTCAGCCATGCTGTTTACCTTATTTTATAATGCTCAGCACTTAGGGACTGACGTAAAGACaattctttgttttataatataattcttattaaaatagACACTGCActgttgatttttattttgaatttgaatcaCTTGCAAGTTGCAACAATAACAAAGCAGCCTGTTtttatgtcaatgtcaaaatgtTTATAGACAACAGATGAGGCCGCAGATATGCAAAAGTATATTTCAGTCAATGAAAATGATTTCTCGACGCTAATTTGGTCAGTAATTTATTGTACCAAAATTTTTCTGATAATGTATACATAGGAGCCTAATAATTTTTTCGTTAGTAAATTTTATATGAGATGAAACCGGTATTATTTCGATTATCGTTTGCTTTCGAAACTTATCTATCGATGCCCATCTCTAGTCATTGAATTAGCTGCCATAGAGAGAACACCACGGCAGACACGAAAACGCAGATAAATTTTCGTATACCTAATCATTTCTTTGTGAAACCAGTGATATCAGCTGCGCTAAAATGTCTGACTGGGATACGGTCACGATTCTTCGTAAGAAACCACCAAAAGCGTCGGCTTTGAAGACTGAACAAGCCGTAAATGCGGCACGCCGTCAAGGCCTACCAGTTGAAACTCAACAAAAATATGGAGCTGGGACTAATAAACAACACGTTACTACTAAAAACACGGCTAAACTCGATAGAGAGACTGAAGAATTGCGCCATGAAAAAGTACCTCTTGACCTGGGAAAACTTATAATGCAAGGAAGACAGTCGAAAGGCATGAGTCAAAAGGATTTGGCAACAAAGATCTGCGAGAAACCTCAAATTGTCAATGACTATGAGGCCGGTCGTGGCATTCCAAACAATATTGTTCTCGGTAAGATAGAAAGGGCAATTGGAATAAAACTTCGAGGAAAAGAACGTGGCCAGCCACTACAGCCTCCTGGAGGAAAGAAATAACGGATTCCCTGGGAGGCGAAGACTTAACTCCGATTTGTTTATtgcataattttaattctatcTCATTTTTGCTGTTGAATGTGTTCTTTTAAATGATTGTATACTTACTAAACTAACAAAAGTAAAATGATGTAAGCATTTATTTTCCTCTGGAATGTTCCATCTGTGATTTACAATGTGTTACCACCAAGGAAAAAATGTTCTATCAGATTACTGAAAATGTTCACAATGAATTTGGAGATAGTGGTGGATTGGTGATGTGATATGCAATAAAGTAGCTATTTATGattgtttatcttttatttgtaaacaagcaaatactttcgaaaaaaGGAGGTATTTTTATAGGTTATGTGTCCTCATACAATAGGTTACACGCAGATTGACAAACAGGTGCTATAGTTTCGTCagcttattaaataaaaatgaaaaacatgATATCAATCCTAAAGTACTCTAAAGTTTCAATCGAATAATaggcatttatattattaacaatatCTTCAATATAACTTTGTGTTTGATGTTTTGAT
The genomic region above belongs to Spodoptera frugiperda isolate SF20-4 chromosome 12, AGI-APGP_CSIRO_Sfru_2.0, whole genome shotgun sequence and contains:
- the LOC118262444 gene encoding general transcription factor 3C polypeptide 6 isoform X2 is translated as MAEVKVESEEEEFLVYAEFEDTVNIEKYRTVHVLGVDGKNPIMQMDDTFFTGKYDNALGTYMFFEEDPDPKSEDPLFDKLPEKNLKYVCKTGKLLTMEHAYVTPKEGHDLQNMKLEVEDNIEPINFKTLQEAIDKFKNHFEEESITEVID
- the LOC118262714 gene encoding zinc finger protein 665, yielding MFTTNTVQTGTVPTLQYQEHPTQKSQGKNIENVQQKNAQQTQQTQQQQQQEFPTFCYTTNVNMIGKLGTGTTSGAGNVTSGVNITQLTTSDDKTCYIAQPFSYNYALVNQMQIAPNGIQNTISNISFKCDVCGLMFGHLTLLNAHKRIHAQDTESNITVVATGVSTGNDVAMPPHIQILSSDPNEQQQHHVPIQDTKPVIIEKVQKCITCGGPIPNNPKRKGPKLIRCENCIAQDSVDQRNNQLNATQIFVAAEDNVKFEVSNVTTVQPSADPLSTTQTNQQTQQQQKPLPGHHPVKRRNLASVTKCQNCNGSGIIFVGGNKNKLSNANLDKPFHCNICGGSFARYSSLWSHKKLHSGEKNFKCGICGIAFAKAVYLKNHSRIHTGEKPYRCNTCGMQFSQSPHLKNHERTHSGEKPYVCEVCDKGFARHATLWNHRRIHTGEKPYKCETCGSAFSQAAHLKNHAKVHSGEKPFKCDICTAAFADRFALKRHRGIHDKYGQTTPLPSRIQQNQQEQQQQQTQQNNDQQSTQPAVEVELHAEQTL
- the LOC118262445 gene encoding endothelial differentiation-related factor 1 homolog, with translation MSDWDTVTILRKKPPKASALKTEQAVNAARRQGLPVETQQKYGAGTNKQHVTTKNTAKLDRETEELRHEKVPLDLGKLIMQGRQSKGMSQKDLATKICEKPQIVNDYEAGRGIPNNIVLGKIERAIGIKLRGKERGQPLQPPGGKK
- the LOC118262444 gene encoding cyclic GMP-AMP synthase-like receptor isoform X1, with the translated sequence MTNTSRQPEKKRTKNLEKIFQEINKRHVRIKRKERKNNNSILYKVLQELLKIMRKCDSLFDSMKPRLEYLGSYFDGLRVGQPTEYDINVILTIHINYNKIELDACDIENGYTSIIMPAEFRRLSKTPATAEKGFKETEFWCDRSHRLLVTNFRSWMQSVVDTALNKLPLVDGKRMLRVEDKFFKIAYKMSGPANTITICMQNDYVIDVDLVPTLSFELPKQPAHSMIDFSKVKQTKISRYFAVPKPSNNDLSWRLAFPYQERYYTDNTNNLKSALKLLKLFRDIQGFNKLASYFIKTLFLWEIIENDRDFWKKNSLAFLVLHMLKKLRDSLAVATINNFWCPNHNLLVKIKRETCENWSNRISNIVKDIERNKLKNPHVVLKYFTKTTVKCMDKI